Proteins encoded together in one Micromonospora kangleipakensis window:
- a CDS encoding phosphotransferase — protein sequence MPKVRKAPDPALVEELVDAWTSLGRSHRKPERIDVLKKRQKQPNVCRLVGGAPAGGDIIAKRSSSGAVEPVLYEHVLAALPGTPRCHGIAPGRDGRRWTFLEHVDGERYAAGLAEHRAVIARWLGDVYSITSDMPLDQLLPGHDAGYYRNQLRKARDAISAAAVIAMIDKDGRSRLRTAVHHCDSLDRQWDAVEWLIEDVRPGLVHGDLQSKNIRIHDRGGSLRLIAFDWEFAGFGVPAADFAEFAVEGRWRELSGILDQMGFTYGSPADRLRRLATAGRIFGLITWLEWASRGVSPRDLGKIAIYNLMLPECLRSLNAEA from the coding sequence ATGCCTAAGGTGCGCAAGGCGCCTGACCCGGCGCTGGTCGAGGAGCTGGTCGATGCCTGGACCAGCCTCGGGCGCAGCCACCGGAAACCGGAGCGGATCGACGTGCTGAAGAAGCGCCAGAAGCAGCCGAACGTGTGCCGCCTGGTGGGCGGCGCCCCGGCCGGCGGCGACATCATCGCCAAGCGCTCATCCAGCGGCGCCGTGGAGCCGGTCCTCTACGAGCATGTCCTCGCCGCGCTGCCCGGCACCCCGCGCTGCCACGGGATTGCTCCGGGCCGCGACGGTCGCCGTTGGACCTTCCTTGAGCACGTCGATGGCGAGCGGTACGCGGCAGGCCTCGCCGAACATCGGGCCGTCATCGCGCGTTGGCTCGGTGACGTCTACTCCATCACTTCGGACATGCCACTCGACCAGCTGCTGCCCGGGCACGATGCAGGGTATTACCGGAATCAACTGCGCAAAGCGCGTGATGCGATTTCCGCAGCGGCAGTTATCGCCATGATCGACAAAGACGGTCGGTCTCGCCTCCGGACTGCCGTCCACCACTGCGATTCCCTGGATCGTCAATGGGACGCGGTCGAATGGCTGATCGAGGACGTCCGGCCGGGCCTTGTCCACGGCGACCTGCAATCGAAAAATATCAGGATTCACGATCGCGGCGGAAGTCTTCGACTCATTGCCTTCGACTGGGAGTTCGCCGGATTCGGCGTGCCCGCCGCAGATTTTGCCGAGTTCGCGGTGGAAGGGCGATGGCGGGAACTGTCCGGGATCCTGGACCAGATGGGGTTCACGTACGGGTCACCCGCTGACCGGCTCCGGCGGCTCGCGACGGCCGGCCGAATTTTCGGCCTGATCACGTGGCTCGAGTGGGCGAGCAGGGGCGTCTCGCCGCGCGACCTAGGCAAAATCGCCATCTACAACCTCATGTTGCCCGAATGCCTACGTTCGCTGAACGCAGAGGCCTAG